The Elusimicrobiota bacterium genome window below encodes:
- a CDS encoding CoA transferase subunit A: MKRICTPEEAVREVKDGASIMVSGFMCCGQPPQLMEALLKKGVKDLTIICNDAGFPDRGVGKLIVAGQVKHLIASHIGLNPVAGQKMHSGEMVVELVPQGTLAERIRACGAGLGGVLTPTGLGTEVENGKRTVEVSGKKFLLELPLHADFAFLQAREVDRFGNAFVPKSMKNFNVVMAMAAERVFVETDKVVEPGGIDPDKATIPCVFVTDIVKGGGNA; the protein is encoded by the coding sequence ATGAAGAGAATCTGCACACCCGAAGAGGCCGTCCGCGAAGTGAAGGACGGCGCGTCCATCATGGTCAGCGGCTTCATGTGCTGCGGCCAGCCGCCGCAGCTCATGGAGGCCCTGCTCAAGAAGGGCGTCAAGGACCTCACGATCATCTGCAACGACGCCGGCTTCCCCGACCGCGGGGTCGGCAAGCTCATCGTCGCGGGCCAGGTGAAGCACCTCATCGCCTCCCACATCGGGCTCAACCCCGTCGCCGGGCAGAAGATGCACTCCGGCGAGATGGTCGTCGAGCTCGTGCCGCAGGGCACCCTCGCCGAGCGCATCCGCGCGTGCGGCGCGGGCCTGGGCGGCGTGCTCACCCCGACGGGCCTCGGCACCGAGGTCGAGAACGGCAAGCGCACGGTGGAGGTCTCCGGGAAGAAGTTCCTGCTCGAGCTTCCGCTGCACGCCGACTTCGCCTTCCTGCAGGCGCGCGAGGTCGACCGCTTCGGCAACGCCTTCGTGCCCAAGTCCATGAAGAACTTCAACGTCGTGATGGCGATGGCGGCCGAACGGGTCTTCGTCGAGACGGACAAGGTCGTCGAGCCCGGAGGGATCGACCCGGACAAGGCGACGATCCCCTGCGTCTTCGTCACCGACATCGTGAAAGGAGGCGGCAATGCCTGA
- a CDS encoding 3-oxoacid CoA-transferase subunit B has protein sequence MPDDKRVRIAQRIARELPDNSLVNLGIGMPTMVADYLPKDRTILLHSENGFIGLGPSPEKGKEDLDTVNAGGKPVTMIPGGCYFDSAMSFSIIRGGHLDVTVLGALEVDEEGNLANYMIPGKMVPGMGGAMDLVVGAKKVIISMEHVSKNGASKILPKCTLPLTARKEVDLIVTDMAVIRVTPQGLVLEEVAEDTTVEEVVKKTAARLTLAPKIGKF, from the coding sequence ATGCCTGACGATAAGAGAGTCCGCATCGCCCAGAGGATCGCCCGGGAGCTCCCGGACAACTCCCTCGTGAACCTCGGCATCGGCATGCCCACGATGGTGGCCGACTACCTGCCCAAGGACCGGACCATCCTCCTCCACTCCGAGAACGGCTTCATCGGCCTCGGGCCCTCCCCGGAGAAGGGGAAAGAGGACCTCGATACCGTCAACGCCGGCGGCAAGCCGGTGACGATGATCCCCGGCGGCTGCTACTTCGACTCCGCGATGTCCTTCTCCATCATCCGCGGCGGGCACCTCGACGTCACCGTGCTCGGCGCGCTCGAGGTCGACGAAGAGGGGAACCTCGCCAACTACATGATCCCCGGCAAGATGGTGCCCGGGATGGGCGGGGCGATGGACCTCGTCGTCGGCGCGAAGAAGGTCATCATCTCGATGGAGCACGTCAGCAAGAACGGCGCCTCCAAGATCCTCCCCAAGTGCACGCTCCCGCTGACCGCCCGCAAGGAGGTGGACCTCATCGTCACCGACATGGCGGTCATCCGCGTGACCCCGCAGGGGCTGGTCCTCGAGGAGGTCGCCGAGGACACGACGGTCGAAGAGGTCGTCAAGAAGACGGCGGCGAGGCTGACCCTCGCGCCGAAGATCGGGAAGTTCTAG
- a CDS encoding helix-turn-helix transcriptional regulator yields the protein MAKRRTHETEIYALNRAVAVLSREGAALSALPWSAAVRTLRTRLRMTQAQLARRAGVPQPQIARIESGRGGVRMDTLQRVFSAMFCDALVLPLPRRDLDAVVDERLRASARRRAASGLRSLAHERHAPAQDMAMHLVRFEEQRLRLKDSPLDWDELA from the coding sequence ATGGCCAAACGAAGGACCCATGAGACCGAGATCTACGCGCTGAACCGGGCGGTGGCGGTCCTGTCCCGGGAGGGCGCCGCGTTGTCGGCCCTGCCCTGGTCGGCCGCGGTGCGGACCCTGCGCACGCGCCTGCGCATGACCCAGGCCCAACTGGCTCGCCGCGCGGGCGTTCCCCAGCCCCAGATCGCCCGCATCGAGAGCGGCCGGGGCGGGGTGCGCATGGACACCCTTCAGCGGGTCTTCTCCGCGATGTTCTGCGACGCCCTCGTCCTCCCGCTGCCCCGGCGCGACCTCGACGCGGTCGTGGACGAACGCCTGCGCGCGAGCGCACGGCGCCGCGCGGCCTCCGGCCTGCGCTCGCTGGCGCACGAGCGCCACGCGCCCGCGCAGGACATGGCCATGCACCTCGTGCGCTTCGAGGAACAGCGGCTCCGGCTCAAGGACTCCCCGCTGGACTGGGACGAACTGGCCTGA